In Gammaproteobacteria bacterium, the following proteins share a genomic window:
- a CDS encoding GNAT family N-acetyltransferase, whose amino-acid sequence MSIKIVQANYNDPQHSTHIIELLDCYATDPMGGNEALADYVAQNLVYELSQRKNALSILAYVNEQPAGLVNCFEGFSTFKCKPLINIHDMIVATEFRGLGLSTKMLKMVEEVAMERDCCKLTLEVLDKNYVAINSYKKFGFQHYQLDPVMGKAEFWEKIL is encoded by the coding sequence ATGTCAATTAAAATCGTACAGGCAAATTACAACGACCCTCAACATTCAACGCATATTATTGAGTTGCTGGATTGTTATGCAACAGATCCAATGGGTGGAAACGAAGCTTTGGCGGATTATGTGGCTCAAAATTTGGTTTATGAGCTTTCACAACGTAAAAATGCTTTGAGCATTCTGGCGTATGTTAATGAGCAACCTGCCGGATTAGTAAATTGCTTTGAAGGTTTTTCAACTTTTAAATGTAAGCCATTGATAAACATACATGATATGATTGTTGCAACCGAATTCAGAGGATTAGGATTAAGTACAAAAATGCTGAAAATGGTTGAGGAAGTTGCTATGGAAAGAGATTGTTGTAAACTGACGTTAGAAGTTTTGGATAAAAATTACGTTGCAATTAACTCTTACAAAAAATTTGGTTTTCAGCATTATCAATTAGATCCTGTGATGGGAAAAGCTGAATTCTGGGAAAAAATTCTATAG
- a CDS encoding DUF1244 domain-containing protein, with protein MEKAQEIKARAFDRLISHLDNRKDVQNIDLMILANFCRNCLSNWMSEEAEKIGVELNKEEAREYVYKMPYSVWKEKYQEEVSEEKLQQFKKAKYG; from the coding sequence ATGGAAAAAGCACAAGAAATTAAAGCTAGAGCATTTGACAGACTGATCAGTCATCTAGATAACCGCAAAGATGTGCAAAATATTGATTTAATGATTCTCGCCAATTTTTGCCGCAATTGCCTTTCCAACTGGATGAGTGAAGAAGCTGAAAAAATAGGTGTAGAATTGAATAAGGAAGAAGCCAGAGAATATGTCTATAAAATGCCCTATTCTGTTTGGAAAGAAAAATACCAGGAAGAAGTTTCAGAAGAAAAACTTCAGCAATTTAAAAAAGCAAAATACGGCTGA